Within Hydrogenoanaerobacterium saccharovorans, the genomic segment CGCAATTTGCGGTTTGCTGCTTGGCTTGCCTACCCTGCGCCTCAAAGGCACGTATCTTTCTATTGTAACGCTTGGCTTCGGCGAAATTGTTAAAATGGTATTGATGAACTGGGATAAGGTTACAAACGGTACGCTGGGCCTTAAAAATATCCCCCGCCCCTCGCTGTTCGGCTTTGAACTTACCCTTTCCAACAATGGTATCTACTACATGATGCTTGCACTTGTGGCACTGGTTACCGTGAGTTGTATTGTTATCATCCGTTCTAAAATCGGCAGAGCGTTTCTCTCGATTAAAGAGGACGAGCTTGCCGCAACGATGATGGGCATTAAAACTACCCGTTACAAAGTTCTGGCATTTGTTATTTCTGCATTCATCACCGGTATTGCAGGTGCGTTTTACGCTTCGATGATCAGCTTTATCGACCCGAACTCGTTTACCTTTGATACCTCTACCCTAATTATAAGCATTGTAATTCTCGGCGGTATGGGTACCATCCGCGGTATGTTCTTGGGCTCTGCAATTCTTATTTCGTTCCCAGAAGTATCACGTTTCTTAATGGATTACCGTTTCGTGGTATACGGTCTCATCTTGATTTTGATGATGAGATTCCGTCCGCAGGGTGTGCTCGGCTGGAAATCGCAGATGCCTTATAAATTCCCCAAGCTTGCCCGCAAGGCAATGGACAAAACAGAAGCAAAAGCATAAATCAACGGAAAATGATAGAAAGGAGAAGCTGTCAGTCATTTGCATCTGACAGCGACCAAAACGAAATGGCATATTTACAGGTGAATGGTATAACCAAACAGTTTGGTGGACTCCTCGCCGTTGATTCCGTCAGCTTCGAGGTAAACAAGGGCGAGATCATCAGTGTCATCGGCCCGAACGGCGCAGGCAAAACCACAGTTTTTAATATGCTCACCGGCGTATATCAAATCGATAAAGGTGAGATAATCTTTGACGGCAAACCAATCCACAACAAAACCCCGCAGGAAATTGTAGAGGCAGGCATCTCCAGAACATTCCAGAACATCCGCCTGTTCCCCAACCTGCGTGTGATCGAGAACGTTCTCGTAGGTACACATATCCGCACCAAATACAACTTCTTCGACGCATTCTTCCGCACAAAACGCTTTCAAGAAGAAGAGGCAGAAAAAACACTGCGCGCTGTAGAAATTCTGCGCTCCATCGGGTTAGAGAGCAAGATGCACGACTATGCGCAGAACCTGCCCTACGGCGAGCAGAGAAAGCTTGAGATTGCCCGTGCAATTGCTACCGATGCAAAAATTATTTTGCTGGACGAGCCTGCTGCAGGTATGAACCCGCAGGAATCGGAAGAGCTGCTTCGCTTCATCCGCGAACTGCGCGACAAAGGCTATACCATCATTCTCATCGAGCACGATATGAGTGTGGTTATGAATATTTCTGACCGTATTTATGTTATCGACCATGGCAAAAAGATTGCGCAAGGTCTGCCCGCTGAGATTGCCAACAACCAGAATGTTATCCAGGCTTACCTTGGAGGTGTGAAAAAAGATGCTTAGTATTAAAGATTTAAATACCTACTACGGCAATATTCACGCACTGAAGGGCATCAACATGGAGATTGAGCAGGGCGAAATCGTATCGCTCATCGGCAGCAACGGTGCAGGCAAAACTACAACTCTGGGCTCTATTGCAGGCCTCATTCCCGCACGTTCGGGTTCGGTTATCTTCAAAGGGCAGGATATTACCAACGTGCCTGCACACAACCTTGTAAAACTGGGCATCAGCTTGTCTCCCGAGGGACGCGAGGTGTTCCCTGCACTGTCGGTGCAAGAAAACCTGCGCTTGGGTGCTTATATTAAAACAGATAAGGCGAAAATCAAAGAATCATTCGAGCGTGTTTACGATTTGTTCCCCCGTTTGAGAGAAAGAATCAACCAGTCGGCAGGTACCCTGTCGGGCGGTGAACAGCAAATGCTGGCAATCGGACGTGCGCTGATGTGTGAGCCCGAACTGCTGCTGCTGGACGAGCCTTCACTGGGCCTTGCACCCAATCTGGTGCTGATGATATTCGAGCTAATCGAATCCATCAATAAAAAACATGGCACCACCATTCTTCTGATTGAGCAGAATGCAAACATGGCGCTTTCTATTTCGCACAGAGCTTATGTACTTGAAACCGGACGCATTTCGATGTTCGGTAAAGCATGCGACTTAGCGAACGACCCGAGAGTAAAAAAAGCTTACCTTGGCCAGATGTAGTAACTCGCTTTATTTTTACGTTTGACATACGAAATACAGATGGAGGTCAAATTATGAAAAAGATTATCAACCACCCCAACCATGTGGTTTCTGAACTGCTTGTTGGTATGGCAAAAGCTCATCCTGAGCTGAAATACACCGAAAAACTGGAGGTTATCTCCAGAAAAGACAAAACCAAAAAGAAAGTCGGCGTAGTTTCCGGCGGCGGCTCGGGCCACGAGCCTGCACATGCAGGTTATGTCGGTACCGGTATGCTGGATGCGGCAGTTGCGGGCAACGTGTTCTCTTCCCCCAGCCCCGACCGTATTATTAAAGGCATTGAAGAAGCAAATAGCGGCGAAGGCGTTTTGCTGGTCATTAAAAACTACTCGGGCGATATCATGAACTTTGGCATGGCAAAAGATATGGCTGAAATGGACGATATCCGTGTGGAAAGCGTTGTAGTAAAAGACGACGTTGCAGTACCTGACAGCACCTACTCCACCGGCCGCCGCGGCATTGCAGGTACCGTGTTTGTTCATAAAATTGCAGGCGCAAAAGCAGAAACCGGTGCAAACCTTGATGAAGTAAAAGCAGCAGCCGAAAAAGCCATTGCAAACATCCGCAGCATGGGTATGGCGATGACCTCTTGCACCCTGCCTGCAGTAGGCAAACCGGGCTTTGTCCTCGGCGATGACGAGGTAGAAATCGGCATGGGTATCCATGGCGAACCCGGCGTTGAAAGAACTACCGTTAAAACAGCAGCCGAGGTTGCACAGATTTTGCTCGACAAAATTCTTGCCGATTACGACTACAGCAACTCTGAAGTTGCACTGCTGGTCAACGGTTTGGGTGCAACCCCTCTGATGGAGCTTTACATCCTCAACAACGAAGTAGAGAAAATTCTCACAGAAAAAGGCATCAAAATTCACAGAACATTTGTGGGCAACTACATGACAGCACTTGAGATGTCCGGCTGCTCGCTGACATTGATGAAGCTGGATGATGAGCTGAAAGAATTGCTGGATGCACCCTGCAACACCCCTGCACTGAAAATTTTCTAGGAGGATTTCGAATATGGGATTTCAATTAACCAGTAAAGACTATACCGAATATATCAAATTGGCATATGCTAAAATTCACGAAAACGGCGAATATGTAACCGCGCTCGACTCTGCAACCGGTGACGGAGACCACTGGTCCAACATCAACATGGGCTTCGAAAGCTTGGTAGAGGCAATCCCCGACCTGGAGACTTTGAATTTGTTCGACTGCTTCAAAAAAATCGGTATGATTATGATGTCGGTTATCGGCGGCAGCGGCGGCGTTTTGTACGGCAGTGCTTATATGGAAGCTGCTAAAACCCTCAAAGGCAAAGAAGTGATTGAAAACCAGGATATGTGCAATGTTTTGGAAGCGATGCTCAACGGCGTTATGAACAGAGGTAACGCAAAACCCGGCTTTAAAACTATGATTGACACCCTGCACCCCGCTGTGGAATGTTATAAAGATTGCATTGCAAAAGGCCTTTCTGAAAAAGAGACCGTTGCTTTGGTAAAAAAAGCTGCTCTTGACGGCGCACAAAGCACCGCCGATATGGAAGCAGTACGCGGCAGAGCTTGCTACCAGGCAAACAAAGGCGTGGGGCACCTTGACCCCGGAGCAGTTACCATGTCCTATCAGGTAGAAATTCTGATGGATTATATTGCATCCAAGCTGTAATTGTTTTTGAAAGAGCAGTCAGAACAGGAGGCTACCCCGAATGTTATTAGCTGAAATGAAGGACGTTGTTACAAAATTTGCGGACGTGATCTCTAAAGTATTGGATGTAGACGTATTGATTGTAGACAGCAACTTAAAAACTGTCGGCAATACTTACCGCTATTTTGATAAATTTACCCTGATTCGTCGTATCTCTGTTATCGGGCAAGTGATTACTACAGGCGAAGTGGTTGCGGTAGATGACCGCGCAAACCATAATGCCTGCAAAGACTGCCCCGATTACAACGAGTGCGAAATGAGCGGATTTATCGGTGTCCCCATTTTTTATAATAATACGGTGGTTGGTGCAATTGCTTTGGTTCTGCCCAAATCGAAAATACCGCAGATTTTTAAGGATGTTCGTAATTCCGTTGAGTTTTTGGAGCGCATGGCGGATTTGCTTTCGAGCAAGCTGCAAAACAGCGACGATTACAACAACCTAAACGTAATCAAGCGCGAACGCGAAGTGATTATGGATTCGATTGACGACGCAATGGTGTCGATGGATGACATCGGTTACATCACTTACTACAACAAACGCTTTGAACAGTACTTCGGTATCAAAGAAAGCTGCGTAGGCAAATTCATCAAGGATGTAATTCCGCACCGTTATATTAGCGAATTTATGTCGAATTACAACGAATTTTCGGGGCGCCTGATGTATTTTGAACAGAACGAAAATACCTTTTACGGGTATGTTTCTTGCCGGAATATCAACATCAACGAAAGCCGAACCGGTATGCTGTTTACCTTCAAATCCATAGGGCATGTCAATGCAGAACTGGCGGATATTGGGTACAACAATACACAAACCACTTTTGCATGGGTAGAAAATGGGCTGATGGCACCGCATATTGTAGAAAAAGCAAAACGTCTTTCCATCACAAACAAGGCAGTGCTCATCTACGGCGAACAGGGTACCGGCAAAAAAATCCTTGCAGAAGCCATCCACAGCTTCTCTAACCGCTCAAGCAACAGCTTCATCAGTGTTTGCTGTGACGGCAGCTACCGCGATCTGCTGGAAACAGCGATGTTTGGTACCGACCAATTTAACCGTGAATTTTCGGGGCTGGGCAAACTTCAGCTTGCGCACAAAGGCACCATCTATATCAGCGAGATTGATCGTTTGCCTTATTTTCTGCAAAAAAAGCTTGCCGACTTTTTGAAAACGAAAATGATTCGTCAAGCAGGGCTGCGTGATGTACAGATTGATGTACGGTTTATCGCCTCGTCCAGCAAAGATTTGGAGCAGTTGGTTCGCGAAGGGCACTTTGATGATGAGCTTTACTACCGCATTTCAGAAAATATCATTAAAATACCGCCCTTGCGTGAAGACAAAGAATATATTGCAGAATTGATTTCTGGCGCAATACGCTTTTATAAAGATAAATATAACAAACCCGACTTAAAGTTTGATGCCGCTGCCATGCAGATATTGCAAGATTACCATTGGCCCGGCAACCGCAGGGAGCTGGAGGAAACTCTGGATTATCTTGTGCGAACGGCACAGCGAACAGTTACATGCCATGATTTAGCCCAGATTAATTTGACAGCTCAAGGCAGCATACCTACAATCCAGGACATGGAGAGAGAGCAGATCGCTTCCTTGCTGCTGTCAAATAAAAATAAAGATGAGGTTGCACGCATGCTGGGTATCAGCCGTGCCACCCTCTACCGCAAAATAAAAACATATAATTTGTAAAAGGAGTACATGATTATGATTAAAAACGTTGCATCTGACAGAGGTCAGCATATTCAGGATTTGAGAGACGCGATTGAGCACAGAGCTACATGGTTCTACTTTTTGGTAGAAGAAGCTATGAAACGCGGTTTGGACTACGACTTTGCAAGAGACGCAATCAAAGGCTGCGGATGCTTCCACGGCAACAACAAATACACAAAAACCGATGATTTGAAAGTATTTGGCCCTGAGTTCATCAGCGAAAATGTAAAAAACATTTTTGAGATGGATGTTGATTGCACCGATGAGCAGCTTAAAATTGATTTCCACTACTGCCCACTGGTATCTGCTTGGAAAAAACTCACCGATGACGAAGAGAAAATTGCTATGATGTGCGACATTGCTATGGACGGCGACCGCGGTATTGCAAGCACATTTGATGCATTTGAGTTCCATCTGGGCAAAACCATCGCAAAAGGCGATGATATCTGCGAAGTTCGTTTTAACAAAGTAAAATAAACAGACACCGAACAGGTTGAAAATACCCCCAAAGCCGATGTTTTTCATTGGCCGAGGGGGTATTTTGCTTAAATTATACAAAACTTCGTCCAAAAGCTCTGCAAGAAACATAGTGACAGTTCCCCCCGCATATAAATGAGATAAACATGTAACGCGGGGAGGAACACGCTTTGAAAGGATTGCCGGAGGAACGAGCAATTGCGCTCGGTACCTATATCATCGAGCATGGCGCAACAGTGCGCAGCACCGCAAAGGAATTTCGAATCAGTAAAAGTACGGTGCACAAGGACGTGTCTGAAAGACTTCAAAAATTAAACCCGGAATTGTATAGCAAAGTAAAGCATGTGCTGGAAATTAATAAGCAGGAACGGCATATTCGTGGCGGCATGGCCACAAAAAATAAATATGCAAAACAAAAAAAGAACGGTTAAAGCGCAGCTTTAACCGTTCTTTGGCGAATAGTCATGTCAGGCATTTGAAGATAACGCATCGAACAAGAGTGCCGACGGGACTATGCGCCAACTTTTTAACAGGCAAAAAGCCTGGTTGCCCCTGAGCCGCCCGACAATATTACATAGTCGGCTGAGGGCACTGTTATTTTAGTTTACCCATGGTTTTCAGCGGGTCAACAAATTTGCCGTCTTGCTTCATAGCAAAATGCAGGTGGCTTTCCAATTTTGCTTCCGCAAGGTTGGTGTCGCCCACCTTGCCAATTGGCTGAGCAATGGTTATGGCATCGCCCTCTTTTACAGCTACGTCTTTGGCAAGGCCGCTGTAAATGCTGACAAGCTTATTCTCGTGGCTTACCTCTACGGTTTTGCCCCAAATGCCATTGTCGTAAACACGGCTTACTTTACCGTCTGCAACACAAAGCACATCGGTGCCCTTGGCAGCTTTCATGTCGATGCCGTCATGGGTACACCATTTGTCCAGCGTTGTGTTTTTAACCAATTCACCATTGCTGTATTGGTTAAACACTTCTGCCGATTTTATGGGCAGCGCGAATGCTGAAGTCTGCTGTTCGAGCGAAAGCATTTGCTGTTCGTATACCTCGCCAGCAGCGGGCTGCGCCTCGGATGATGAGGAAGCAGTTTGTTCCGATGAGGAGGAGCCGGATGATACTTCTACGTTTGGCTTCGGTGTTCCCGCCTCCTCCAGCTCGGGGAAACCCCAACTGGATTCCTCGCTTACGATACTGCTTTGGGATGATGAAGATGACGGGGTACCTGTTATTGAGCCGAGAGTCTTATCCACAACAACCCAAGCAGCGGTTCCTGCACCTACCAGGCAAAGTGCCAGTGCCGCATAGAAACCTTTACCATTCAAAAAATTTGCTAGTCTGCCTTTGTTCGATTTCATATTCTGAAAAACACCTCCGAAAGAAGTTAAAGTTTGTATTGCTTGAACTTATTTTGAGCAAATAAATTGGTATTTATACAGCCGATCGTGGGAACAATTTTATTACAAAGTTTGATTCGCCTGTTTTACACATTCTTTACACAAGCTTTACCGTGTTATGATATTGCAAATTTTTTTAAAAAGGTACAATAAGCTTGCGAAATAAAGAAATAACAAGAATATGATTTGGGATCATTTAAAAGGAGAACGCGAAATGAAGAAAATATTAGCAATTTTACTAAGCCTTACCATGGCAGTTTCTGTTTCAGCCTGTGGTACATCCAACACTTCAGCATCCGATAAGCCTTCCGATACCGTATCCTCAGGCGGTACAACTCCTGCTACCGAGCTTTCGGGTAAAGTTTCTACCAACGGCTCCACTTCTATGGAAAAGGTAGTGGGTGCACTGGCAGAGGCATTTATGCAGCAAAACGGCGGCGTTGATGTTACTTACGACCCCACAGGTTCGGGCGCAGGTATTACCGCAGCAGCAGAAGGCACAACAGACATCGGGCTTTCGAGCCGTGCGCTAAAAGATACCGAGACGGGCCTTACCG encodes:
- a CDS encoding branched-chain amino acid ABC transporter permease translates to MSKINTTNTTTNKKSAIFEMEKFIEKYKLPIGIVSAVVLIALPLLGLSQYIMRILIMIGIYSMLGMGLNILTGYTGQVSLGHAGFYAIGAYCSALLSLKFGFNFIIAALLGASLAAICGLLLGLPTLRLKGTYLSIVTLGFGEIVKMVLMNWDKVTNGTLGLKNIPRPSLFGFELTLSNNGIYYMMLALVALVTVSCIVIIRSKIGRAFLSIKEDELAATMMGIKTTRYKVLAFVISAFITGIAGAFYASMISFIDPNSFTFDTSTLIISIVILGGMGTIRGMFLGSAILISFPEVSRFLMDYRFVVYGLILILMMRFRPQGVLGWKSQMPYKFPKLARKAMDKTEAKA
- a CDS encoding ABC transporter ATP-binding protein — translated: MAYLQVNGITKQFGGLLAVDSVSFEVNKGEIISVIGPNGAGKTTVFNMLTGVYQIDKGEIIFDGKPIHNKTPQEIVEAGISRTFQNIRLFPNLRVIENVLVGTHIRTKYNFFDAFFRTKRFQEEEAEKTLRAVEILRSIGLESKMHDYAQNLPYGEQRKLEIARAIATDAKIILLDEPAAGMNPQESEELLRFIRELRDKGYTIILIEHDMSVVMNISDRIYVIDHGKKIAQGLPAEIANNQNVIQAYLGGVKKDA
- a CDS encoding ABC transporter ATP-binding protein encodes the protein MLSIKDLNTYYGNIHALKGINMEIEQGEIVSLIGSNGAGKTTTLGSIAGLIPARSGSVIFKGQDITNVPAHNLVKLGISLSPEGREVFPALSVQENLRLGAYIKTDKAKIKESFERVYDLFPRLRERINQSAGTLSGGEQQMLAIGRALMCEPELLLLDEPSLGLAPNLVLMIFELIESINKKHGTTILLIEQNANMALSISHRAYVLETGRISMFGKACDLANDPRVKKAYLGQM
- the dhaK gene encoding dihydroxyacetone kinase subunit DhaK, giving the protein MKKIINHPNHVVSELLVGMAKAHPELKYTEKLEVISRKDKTKKKVGVVSGGGSGHEPAHAGYVGTGMLDAAVAGNVFSSPSPDRIIKGIEEANSGEGVLLVIKNYSGDIMNFGMAKDMAEMDDIRVESVVVKDDVAVPDSTYSTGRRGIAGTVFVHKIAGAKAETGANLDEVKAAAEKAIANIRSMGMAMTSCTLPAVGKPGFVLGDDEVEIGMGIHGEPGVERTTVKTAAEVAQILLDKILADYDYSNSEVALLVNGLGATPLMELYILNNEVEKILTEKGIKIHRTFVGNYMTALEMSGCSLTLMKLDDELKELLDAPCNTPALKIF
- the dhaL gene encoding dihydroxyacetone kinase subunit DhaL, with the protein product MGFQLTSKDYTEYIKLAYAKIHENGEYVTALDSATGDGDHWSNINMGFESLVEAIPDLETLNLFDCFKKIGMIMMSVIGGSGGVLYGSAYMEAAKTLKGKEVIENQDMCNVLEAMLNGVMNRGNAKPGFKTMIDTLHPAVECYKDCIAKGLSEKETVALVKKAALDGAQSTADMEAVRGRACYQANKGVGHLDPGAVTMSYQVEILMDYIASKL
- a CDS encoding sigma 54-interacting transcriptional regulator, producing MLLAEMKDVVTKFADVISKVLDVDVLIVDSNLKTVGNTYRYFDKFTLIRRISVIGQVITTGEVVAVDDRANHNACKDCPDYNECEMSGFIGVPIFYNNTVVGAIALVLPKSKIPQIFKDVRNSVEFLERMADLLSSKLQNSDDYNNLNVIKREREVIMDSIDDAMVSMDDIGYITYYNKRFEQYFGIKESCVGKFIKDVIPHRYISEFMSNYNEFSGRLMYFEQNENTFYGYVSCRNININESRTGMLFTFKSIGHVNAELADIGYNNTQTTFAWVENGLMAPHIVEKAKRLSITNKAVLIYGEQGTGKKILAEAIHSFSNRSSNSFISVCCDGSYRDLLETAMFGTDQFNREFSGLGKLQLAHKGTIYISEIDRLPYFLQKKLADFLKTKMIRQAGLRDVQIDVRFIASSSKDLEQLVREGHFDDELYYRISENIIKIPPLREDKEYIAELISGAIRFYKDKYNKPDLKFDAAAMQILQDYHWPGNRRELEETLDYLVRTAQRTVTCHDLAQINLTAQGSIPTIQDMEREQIASLLLSNKNKDEVARMLGISRATLYRKIKTYNL
- a CDS encoding L-2-amino-thiazoline-4-carboxylic acid hydrolase — its product is MIKNVASDRGQHIQDLRDAIEHRATWFYFLVEEAMKRGLDYDFARDAIKGCGCFHGNNKYTKTDDLKVFGPEFISENVKNIFEMDVDCTDEQLKIDFHYCPLVSAWKKLTDDEEKIAMMCDIAMDGDRGIASTFDAFEFHLGKTIAKGDDICEVRFNKVK
- the spoIIID gene encoding sporulation transcriptional regulator SpoIIID; protein product: MKGLPEERAIALGTYIIEHGATVRSTAKEFRISKSTVHKDVSERLQKLNPELYSKVKHVLEINKQERHIRGGMATKNKYAKQKKNG
- a CDS encoding M23 family metallopeptidase, encoding MKSNKGRLANFLNGKGFYAALALCLVGAGTAAWVVVDKTLGSITGTPSSSSSQSSIVSEESSWGFPELEEAGTPKPNVEVSSGSSSSEQTASSSSEAQPAAGEVYEQQMLSLEQQTSAFALPIKSAEVFNQYSNGELVKNTTLDKWCTHDGIDMKAAKGTDVLCVADGKVSRVYDNGIWGKTVEVSHENKLVSIYSGLAKDVAVKEGDAITIAQPIGKVGDTNLAEAKLESHLHFAMKQDGKFVDPLKTMGKLK